From Acropora muricata isolate sample 2 chromosome 14, ASM3666990v1, whole genome shotgun sequence, one genomic window encodes:
- the LOC136898669 gene encoding prolyl 3-hydroxylase OGFOD1-like isoform X2, producing the protein MNSPHKRKGISSKAETEKTKQKRIHHKNDLLSKYFLEEDFKIKFGAAFRSQRSFCKKGAVIHTVPFKCCVIPNFISDEDILSRLETELLALKFFEKSNDLYKFHQSDDLKKSSKSHIALFRDALYRDFRLWLQEITGYSDLTDQVDMSCAKYEHTDVLLCHDDELEGRRIAYIFYLVPKDWTANDGGTLDLFCTDEHGQPDQITRSLLPQWNSLVFFEVTPTSYHQVSEVLSLNKTRLSISGWFHGDNVDRPEPYQEPHPKAETPCDLEDEVLLEWINVMYLDQGVVKDIRTRFKDDSEIQLQEFLKEKRYQEVLEALGDKSIEWTWKGPANKRHFKEADLKSVPAIVQQLAKVMQSQPMFKFLRTLTGLELAAVPLSDEDESSDEDDDKGKNSNTEKKYVPCCHGRIRHWSHGCYTLVHDTDPEGWKSDYGGYTTYLTSGEDEELLTVHPQENSLALVYRDKETVRFVKHVNHSSHFDQGISDRDNDFCDFCFIYFE; encoded by the exons ATGAATTCCCCACACAAAAGGAAAGGAATTTCATCAAAAGCTGAAAcagagaaaacaaagcaaaaaagaatTCATCATAAAAACGATCTTTTGAGCAAATATTTCTTGGAAGaggattttaaaataaaatttggtgCAGCTTTCAG AAGTCAACGGAGTTTTTGCA AAAAAGGTGCAGTGATACATACAGTGCCTTTCAAGTGTTGTGTCATCCCCAATTTTATCTCAGATGAGGATATTTTGAGCAGATTAGAAACAGAATTGCTTGCATTGAAGTTCTTCGAAAAGTCCAATGACTTGTACAAATTTCACCAG AGTGATGATCTGAAAAAGTCCTCAAAGTCTCATATTGCACTTTTCAG AGATGCTTTGTACAGAGATTTTCGATTGTGGCTCCAAGAGATAACAGGATATAGTGATCTTACCGATCAAGTGGACATGTCATGTGCAAAATATGAACATACAG ATGTTCTTTTGTGTCATGATGATGAACTAGAAGGAAGAAGAATAGCATACATATTTTACTTAGTTCCCAAAGATTGGACAGCGAATGATGGAg GGACTCTTGATCTTTTTTGCACTGACG AACATGGCCAACCAGATCAGATAACAAGATCCTTACTTCCTCAGTGGAATTCCTTGGTTTTCTTTGAAGTGACTCCTACTTCTTATCACCAG gtcTCTGAAGTCTTGTCACTCAATAAAACGCGACTGTCTATTAGTGGATGGTTCCATGGTGATAATGTTGACAGACCAGAACCCTACCAAGAACCACACCCTAAAGCAGAGACCCCCTGTGATTTAGAG GATGAGGTCCTTTTGGAGTGGATAAATGTGATGTATTTGGATCAAGGTGTTGTGAAGGACATAAGAACAAGATTTAAAGATGATTCAGAAATACAACTTCAAGAATTTCTGAAG GAGAAAAGGTACCAGGAGGTGCTGGAGGCATTGGGTGATAAAAGCATAGAATGGACATGGAAAGGACCAGCAAATAAAAG GCATTTTAAGGAGGCAGACTTGAAGTCTGTTCCAGCAATTGTGCAACAGCTGGCTAAGGTGATGCAGTCTCAGCCAATGTTTAAGTTTCTCCGAACATTGACTGGTCTGGAATTGGCTGCTGTGCCTCTCAGTGATGAGGACGAAAGCAGTGATGAAGATGACGATAAAGGCAag AACTCCAATACAGAGAAAAAGTATGTACCCTGTTGCCATGGTCGCATACGTCACTGGTCACATGGGTGTTACACGTTGGTTCATGATACTGATCCAGAAG GTTGGAAGAGTGATTATGGTGGTTACACTACGTATTTAACAAGCGGTGAAGATGAAGAG CTGTTGACGGTGCATCCTCAAGAAAATTCTTTGGCATTGGTGTACAGAGACAAGGAAACTGTGAGATTTGTAAAACACGTAAACCACTCGTCTCATTTTGATCAAGGGATTTCAGACAGAGACAACGATTTCTGcgatttttgtttcatttacttTGAATAG
- the LOC136898669 gene encoding prolyl 3-hydroxylase OGFOD1-like isoform X1 translates to MNSPHKRKGISSKAETEKTKQKRIHHKNDLLSKYFLEEDFKIKFGAAFRSQRSFCKKGAVIHTVPFKCCVIPNFISDEDILSRLETELLALKFFEKSNDLYKFHQSDDLKKSSKSHIALFRDALYRDFRLWLQEITGYSDLTDQVDMSCAKYEHTDVLLCHDDELEGRRIAYIFYLVPKDWTANDGGTLDLFCTDEHGQPDQITRSLLPQWNSLVFFEVTPTSYHQVSEVLSLNKTRLSISGWFHGDNVDRPEPYQEPHPKAETPCDLEDEVLLEWINVMYLDQGVVKDIRTRFKDDSEIQLQEFLKEKRYQEVLEALGDKSIEWTWKGPANKRHFKEADLKSVPAIVQQLAKVMQSQPMFKFLRTLTGLELAAVPLSDEDESSDEDDDKGKNSNTEKKYVPCCHGRIRHWSHGCYTLVHDTDPEGAEFALDVIIYIGGKGWKSDYGGYTTYLTSGEDEELLTVHPQENSLALVYRDKETVRFVKHVNHSSHFDQGISDRDNDFCDFCFIYFE, encoded by the exons ATGAATTCCCCACACAAAAGGAAAGGAATTTCATCAAAAGCTGAAAcagagaaaacaaagcaaaaaagaatTCATCATAAAAACGATCTTTTGAGCAAATATTTCTTGGAAGaggattttaaaataaaatttggtgCAGCTTTCAG AAGTCAACGGAGTTTTTGCA AAAAAGGTGCAGTGATACATACAGTGCCTTTCAAGTGTTGTGTCATCCCCAATTTTATCTCAGATGAGGATATTTTGAGCAGATTAGAAACAGAATTGCTTGCATTGAAGTTCTTCGAAAAGTCCAATGACTTGTACAAATTTCACCAG AGTGATGATCTGAAAAAGTCCTCAAAGTCTCATATTGCACTTTTCAG AGATGCTTTGTACAGAGATTTTCGATTGTGGCTCCAAGAGATAACAGGATATAGTGATCTTACCGATCAAGTGGACATGTCATGTGCAAAATATGAACATACAG ATGTTCTTTTGTGTCATGATGATGAACTAGAAGGAAGAAGAATAGCATACATATTTTACTTAGTTCCCAAAGATTGGACAGCGAATGATGGAg GGACTCTTGATCTTTTTTGCACTGACG AACATGGCCAACCAGATCAGATAACAAGATCCTTACTTCCTCAGTGGAATTCCTTGGTTTTCTTTGAAGTGACTCCTACTTCTTATCACCAG gtcTCTGAAGTCTTGTCACTCAATAAAACGCGACTGTCTATTAGTGGATGGTTCCATGGTGATAATGTTGACAGACCAGAACCCTACCAAGAACCACACCCTAAAGCAGAGACCCCCTGTGATTTAGAG GATGAGGTCCTTTTGGAGTGGATAAATGTGATGTATTTGGATCAAGGTGTTGTGAAGGACATAAGAACAAGATTTAAAGATGATTCAGAAATACAACTTCAAGAATTTCTGAAG GAGAAAAGGTACCAGGAGGTGCTGGAGGCATTGGGTGATAAAAGCATAGAATGGACATGGAAAGGACCAGCAAATAAAAG GCATTTTAAGGAGGCAGACTTGAAGTCTGTTCCAGCAATTGTGCAACAGCTGGCTAAGGTGATGCAGTCTCAGCCAATGTTTAAGTTTCTCCGAACATTGACTGGTCTGGAATTGGCTGCTGTGCCTCTCAGTGATGAGGACGAAAGCAGTGATGAAGATGACGATAAAGGCAag AACTCCAATACAGAGAAAAAGTATGTACCCTGTTGCCATGGTCGCATACGTCACTGGTCACATGGGTGTTACACGTTGGTTCATGATACTGATCCAGAAGGTGCTGAGTTTGCTTTGGATGTTATTATATATATTGGAGGAAAAG GTTGGAAGAGTGATTATGGTGGTTACACTACGTATTTAACAAGCGGTGAAGATGAAGAG CTGTTGACGGTGCATCCTCAAGAAAATTCTTTGGCATTGGTGTACAGAGACAAGGAAACTGTGAGATTTGTAAAACACGTAAACCACTCGTCTCATTTTGATCAAGGGATTTCAGACAGAGACAACGATTTCTGcgatttttgtttcatttacttTGAATAG
- the LOC136898669 gene encoding prolyl 3-hydroxylase OGFOD1-like isoform X3, with product MTCTNFTRDALYRDFRLWLQEITGYSDLTDQVDMSCAKYEHTDVLLCHDDELEGRRIAYIFYLVPKDWTANDGGTLDLFCTDEHGQPDQITRSLLPQWNSLVFFEVTPTSYHQVSEVLSLNKTRLSISGWFHGDNVDRPEPYQEPHPKAETPCDLEDEVLLEWINVMYLDQGVVKDIRTRFKDDSEIQLQEFLKEKRYQEVLEALGDKSIEWTWKGPANKRHFKEADLKSVPAIVQQLAKVMQSQPMFKFLRTLTGLELAAVPLSDEDESSDEDDDKGKNSNTEKKYVPCCHGRIRHWSHGCYTLVHDTDPEGAEFALDVIIYIGGKGWKSDYGGYTTYLTSGEDEELLTVHPQENSLALVYRDKETVRFVKHVNHSSHFDQGISDRDNDFCDFCFIYFE from the exons ATGACTTGTACAAATTTCACCAG AGATGCTTTGTACAGAGATTTTCGATTGTGGCTCCAAGAGATAACAGGATATAGTGATCTTACCGATCAAGTGGACATGTCATGTGCAAAATATGAACATACAG ATGTTCTTTTGTGTCATGATGATGAACTAGAAGGAAGAAGAATAGCATACATATTTTACTTAGTTCCCAAAGATTGGACAGCGAATGATGGAg GGACTCTTGATCTTTTTTGCACTGACG AACATGGCCAACCAGATCAGATAACAAGATCCTTACTTCCTCAGTGGAATTCCTTGGTTTTCTTTGAAGTGACTCCTACTTCTTATCACCAG gtcTCTGAAGTCTTGTCACTCAATAAAACGCGACTGTCTATTAGTGGATGGTTCCATGGTGATAATGTTGACAGACCAGAACCCTACCAAGAACCACACCCTAAAGCAGAGACCCCCTGTGATTTAGAG GATGAGGTCCTTTTGGAGTGGATAAATGTGATGTATTTGGATCAAGGTGTTGTGAAGGACATAAGAACAAGATTTAAAGATGATTCAGAAATACAACTTCAAGAATTTCTGAAG GAGAAAAGGTACCAGGAGGTGCTGGAGGCATTGGGTGATAAAAGCATAGAATGGACATGGAAAGGACCAGCAAATAAAAG GCATTTTAAGGAGGCAGACTTGAAGTCTGTTCCAGCAATTGTGCAACAGCTGGCTAAGGTGATGCAGTCTCAGCCAATGTTTAAGTTTCTCCGAACATTGACTGGTCTGGAATTGGCTGCTGTGCCTCTCAGTGATGAGGACGAAAGCAGTGATGAAGATGACGATAAAGGCAag AACTCCAATACAGAGAAAAAGTATGTACCCTGTTGCCATGGTCGCATACGTCACTGGTCACATGGGTGTTACACGTTGGTTCATGATACTGATCCAGAAGGTGCTGAGTTTGCTTTGGATGTTATTATATATATTGGAGGAAAAG GTTGGAAGAGTGATTATGGTGGTTACACTACGTATTTAACAAGCGGTGAAGATGAAGAG CTGTTGACGGTGCATCCTCAAGAAAATTCTTTGGCATTGGTGTACAGAGACAAGGAAACTGTGAGATTTGTAAAACACGTAAACCACTCGTCTCATTTTGATCAAGGGATTTCAGACAGAGACAACGATTTCTGcgatttttgtttcatttacttTGAATAG